Part of the Sciurus carolinensis chromosome 7, mSciCar1.2, whole genome shotgun sequence genome, AGGACTTCAGCCTTGAACTTGGACTATGCCCTGGGTGCTTCTTCTgaggctccagcttcttggactgagtaGCTGCTGGTTTCCCtggtctccagcctgcagatgaccATTGTGGGGCCACTGGCCTCTGATTGCATGAGCAGATCTCATAAATGCCCgcttgttattatttttcatttcttcttttcccaccTGTACTAAACATATTTTCTATCTGTTCCATCCTTCTGGAGAACCTGAATGCACCACCTTTACAGGCGTTGTGGCCCTGACTCATTTTCTGTGCTCCAAAGCTTGAACAGGATTCGTGTTGATCACGGAAACAGAGGCAATGTCAGGACAAGACTTCCATTTATTCACCAAGGTGTGGTGTGACCTGGGTGGCCCCATGGCAAGGGCTCCCATGGAGGAAAGTGAGCCACCCTTAGTGAGCCATGCGTTCGTGAGGCAGGAAGTGCCAGTgtgtgagaaaagagaaaaatacctcCCTGTAAAATGGGTTGTTGAACATTACGGACTTCTTAACTCGAAATGAGTTAAGTTCTCTTCTGCGGCTGACCATAATTCACCACCATGACTCCTTTTCTAAACATATATTTTCGAAATTATTAGAAATGCAGAGATGGGCCCACCCCGGAACCTGTCATGGAGTTGTTCTCTGAATTAGCTCAGGCTCCAAAGGGACAAGGTGCTGTTTGTGACCTGTTCCCGGGAATGCTCTTTACCCTGAAAGCCAAGCCTCAAGTATTTGTGGCTTGCCATCTCCAGGATAATTAAAGGGAGAGAGTAAATCACATATTGAAAACCAGCCCTGAGTGCTTAAGTACATGTCAGTCACCGAGACTGGCATCTACACAGGGCGGAGGGGACCTGGGGTTTGCATTACACACAACACCCCACGAGATCATTAGGACTACTTCAGGCACAGGGCTTTCAGGGTAGCCACGGCCCCTCCCTTTTGCCCAAGTAAATGCAATCAGAGTCAACTGGGAGCAAATTAGGGAGGCAAAATAAAGCGCGCTTACTGAAAAACAGCGAGAACTCTACTGTCTGCTATTAGAGAAATTAGAGACCATTTAACAACATGAGACCATTTTGTGTTGGAAATAAAAGAGGTCCTGAATGGAAAGCTCCAGGCCAGAGCTGAGGGCGGCATCCAGGTGAGATCAAATGTGGCTGGAGGGGCTGGCCCGGGACTAAGCTGGTTTCACCTAAGTCCCTATTAGCTGAAGACGGAAGACGGCCCCGTGAACCAGATGTGTGGAAACTGGCCAAGAACCAACTTTCCAAATCCAAGGCATGCTTTCCTGGTAGACTTTACTTGTATAATGTCCCATGTAAGAGAGAAAACAGCACAGGCAGCAATTTTTCCCAAAGATTGGCACTCTGTCAAATTCAGTTCTTGAAAATTTACAATTCTAACAGGGCATCCATAACAAAGTCGTGGccaaaatttctctctctctctctctctctctctctccctctcttttttccataggttttattttccttctctatttccttttgGACCTTATAGTCACACCTCATATATTAAGATTCTAATTTGTTTAACATCTAGGTGCTGAGCAGAAATGCACCACTAAACACTGATGGATGGGGTAGCTACTGGGTAGTATAAATGGGGCCGGGGGCgtgaaaagaggggaaaaaaacccacacattCGATTTTCATTCCCTAATAGGCATTCTGCCTGGAAACCTGTATGAAGACCTGAAATATGTATTGCTCCAACGACCGtgaatgtttaaaatgtcatCTTAAATTAGTAAGGATCTTTAAATCTTCACTCTTTTGTCACgttttagaaatgtttattacACACCATAAATCTTATTCATATCCACATAAATTGAGCCCCTACCCATGAGGGAGGCAAGCACTCACACTTGCTGATCTGAAGTTCTGACATCAAATGCCACCACCGAGGAAGAGAAGCTCTGCAGAGGAAACCGCCGGAGAAGGAATAATCATCTTTCTACTCCGTCGGAGGGGggagatttttttaatatctttgaatTTCTGTTTAGTGATTTTAGGGGTTGAGATAAATGGTCATGTTCCTAATGAAAGTTTACATAAGTCTTTTCAACTACACCTGCATTCGTATTGATTTCAGCAGTACAGTCAAGGGGGAGAAAGTAGATTGAAGAGAAAGCCAAGTTCGTTAAGCAGTGTGATAAAAAGAAGCTAAACGTGAAGGTTCTGGGGTTCTCAGCAGCGGGATTTTAGCACACACCAGGCAAAGAATGGCGAGATAAGGGTAGAGGGATAAAAGTGTCGTGTTCAGAGGACCCGAGGCAGCTCCCAGATGCCAGGGTATCAAAGACTAATAACCCAGAGACTGACGTATGgttgacaattttttatttttctcaaataagaggacatttgttttgggttttattttgttttgtttttcaggggtggggggtgggtaccagggattgaactcagcatcactcaaccactgagccacatccccaggcctagtttttacattttatttagagacagggtctcaccgagttgcttagtgcctcacttttgctgaggctgattttgaactttcgatctttctgcttcagcttcctgagccgctgggattataggtgtgcaccactgttgTACATAGGATTTTGCATATTTCCAAACAGCAGAGATTCTTTTACCCGGAATGTCAGAAACTGAATAAGCTTGGCTTTAGGGAAAGCTTCCCTGGTCCTCTCCTTTTCAGTTTTACCTTGATCTTACACTGGAATGCAGACAGCTGTTGTGGAATGGCTCTCTGGGTTCCGGGAGACCTGTTTCTAATATCGGTGACACATGCAGTCAGGAAGACACCGTCACCTCTGCACCTTGGCTACCTCGGTCAGTTCTGCTCCAGGGCTGATGGCTCAGGACCCTGTATGGAGAGAAGTCAGCAGTTTGAGGTTGGGTATAGTGACCTTCAACTTTTGTCCTGCCAGAGACTGTCAGAGAAGACTGCGGAGATGCCGACTGGCTGAGGAACCCAGGGAGAAGCTGATCTAAGGGCCTCCCTGACAACCCGAAAGTCCTTCTTCAGTTTCCAAGTTCTAGTTCAAGAGACTTCTGCTCTTACAAACCCACCCTGACCAGTCATCCAACCCTGGGTagactggaacaaggcaggggcaAAATTGGTTTCCTAGGTCtggggattctttttttttttttttttttttttaagaaaaaggatcaaaagttttattgctttactaatggaggagaaacacaggggactcctgtcccaaagactgtgattctaCCCATCAGCAGGCTTTTATGGAGGTGATTCAGAGAGAATAAGATTAGAGAGGAGATATCAGGAACTCTGCCATGGAGCTAAGAGGGAGCAGCCTTTAACAAGGAAAACCCAGATACTGCTGTCATGGCCGGGAAACCCACTCTTCACTACTTTGATGGATCGGGCAGAATGGAGTCCATCTGGTGGCTCTTGGCTGCAGTTGGAGTAGAGTTTGAAGagaaatttctgaaaatgcaAGAAGAGTTGGAAAAGTTAAGAAAAGATGGGAGTTTGATGTTCCAGCAGGTGCCCATGGTAGAGACTGACAGCATGAAGCTGGTGCAGACCAGAGCCATTTCCAACTACATTGCCACCAAACACAACCTTTTCGGGAAGGGTGTAAAAGAGAGAGCCCTAATTGATATGTATTCAGAAGGCGTGGAGATTTGCATGAAATACCTTCCACCTGGGGACAAAGATGGAAGCTTTACCCAGATCAAAGATAAATCGAGACACCGTTATTTTCCTGCCTTTGAGAAGGTGTTAAAAGAGTCACGGACAAGCCTACCTTGTTGGCAACAGGTGAGAAAGGCCAACATTAACCTCACTGAACTTCTCTACCTCACAGAAGAGCTTGACCCCAGTGTTCTGGCCAACTTCCCTCTACTGAAGGCCCTGAGAGCCAGAATCAGCAAGCTGCCCACCGTGAAGAAGCTTCTGCAGCCTGGCAGCCAAAGGAAGCCTTGAGAAGATGAAAAACTTTTGGAATCAGTAAAGAAGATTTTCAGTTAAATAAGGCAGACCTGGAGACAGAGCACATACAATACTGTGCTTTATCCAAATGTGGATCTTGATTAATACGAGGCTAGCAGAGTTTCTAAAGTTTATGTGTTATTCAGTTAGAAATGAGCTATGCAAACTTCTTTGCAGTGCAGTCTATTTGGTATTGGTCAAGTTTAGAATCATGATCACTTCCTGAGatatatctttaaatttaaatagaacagAGAAGGTTTCTTAGTCTCTGAACTATAAAAAAATTGCCTTATAACATCTGTTATATTCTATCTCAAAGAAAAGTTGTAATTTTCATCTGATGATCTGGCTTGtgcaaaaatgtttttccttttgtgtattgCTACCTTTCTCACAAAAACAAACCTATAAAGAACCATtttcattccaaaaaaaaaaaaaaaaaaaaaaaaaagattagagaggagagatcaggaaggagatgATCAGGGAAAAgtagatcagggaggagaaggttagggaaaGGTTAGGGAAAAgttctgggaaaaagaaaaacatgtaagtttcaaagtgacaAAGGATATAATCAAAGCATCAAATGAACccctgttacatttccccactgtcaatttctagctTCTATTTCTATAGAAAGCGGGTGATGACATCTCCAAACTACTTCCTGCTGAAATGGGGTGAAGTTGGGGGAaataacccaaagtccttgttctctctcCGTGTGGCGTGGACAGCtaagggcattcagcatcagaCAGTCCAGAGGCCTACAGTGGCAGATgacaggtgactggacaaggcattcatagggcagggatcatgctaagacaatAATAAGACACCAAAGCATTACTTCTTTGTAAATAATTAGCACaaaacaattagtatttcagccagtctctgaaaactaTGAGGACAGTAATTCAtaatcttatcagtgaaaaaTAGATCCAGttcatcaatgtaggaggttaggaagatttgtaggtctgtGAAATCAaactcaaattaactcaggacaaatttgtggctcttgtcattattattagcTGCTCTCACATAAGAACTCTTTCAttatagcctccagctttactgacttttggtagggctgacacaagtgtacctcttaagttacattaaaaagcattgtttttccttttaaatgtccaggtAGAACTATGCTCAGGCTGTACTCTCCttccaggtgtttaagaccaagctggtcaaaactgaccttgttcctatttactcttaagagtcagctgagattcctcagagatcactcttggggacatgTGTGAAGTCTCCTGGATCCTTTGCTTTCTTCTATCAGTGGTGCCACTTATCAGGATGGGTTTGGGTCTGGctgaccatatgtggcttctcttggaagcatcagggatgtttCCATCCCCAGTGactctcctctttgcagaatgtgcactggttggcttcctgttctctcaGGTCCTCTCCATCTTGTTGATcagcagatcaggtgactcaccagagCTGCAAGGTCCAGAGAGGGGTCCCGTCATTCTCTGCATcctggctgaccttagagggcaagggcaAAAATGTTGGCTGCTTcttccttggcccttttacttccttgactttggtctccaaatTTTTGGTTTCAAACACCCAGCAAGTCAGTTTTGCCAGTCTTACAGAGGGAATAACAGGTTAAAACTTCAATGGCTGTAATTTTACAGAcacccctttcatttaattggggttttttatggcttggatatgaggtgtccccaaaagttcacatgtgagacaatgcaagaaggttcagaagagaaatgattgggttgtaaaagtcttaacccaatcagtgatttaatcccctgataggtattaactgagtggtaactgaagtggtaggtgtggctggaggaggagggaattggggcgtggcttcgGGATATAGATACTGTATCTcaagagtggagactctctctctctctgctttctgatcaccatgtgagcttctttctgccacactcttccactgtgatgttcagtctcacctcaaacctggaggaatggagccagccttctattgactaagacctctgaaccttgagccctcaaataaactcttccttctctataatggtgctggtcagatcatttagtcacagcagcaaaaaagctgatgaaaacagGATTActatagtactggaagtcagcattatatgCTATCTGTCCTGGAGGGCATGGCTTATTAGCTCAAATTAACCAagattagtttttttgtttttttgaaatagTACCTCTGTGAAACACTAATAGGAAATAGttttaaagtttacaaggaaaatacaaaatgaaattaaacaaagcaaaaaatatatattcaggtTGTGTAATCGCTATGagccaagaaaaatgacttttataaactcaacctttacttagttatatattatattctctgtctgagatcacagtaatctttacaacaaaatcaatcttttgaacagaaatttaaatgagctgaagtctagcctattttcgagccattctaacatggagttaGGTGGGAGGAGAGCCTTATCTCAATTAAGGCAGCGGGGGCTCTTCCCAACTAgcacaatacaacattacaccagaaacatgaatcaaagacagGCTAAGAGAgctttcaactttctttttgtggaaaaagtggcagaatgctcCCATGTTTTACAATATCACCTATAAACAGATCAGGCTGTCCTTAATactttccaaaaatacatttaaattccaatttcagtgtgaagagtaatacaaaattgtatatatataacttattgacaacagaTTACTTTAcccagctataaaacatcaaatacgCAAATAAATACCAACTAAATATGTTGTCTCCATACAAACCTGAGACTTTTGCTATACCTTAGTTTGGAGAACATCAACTTGGCAATGTGCTCTCTGaagttttacatttaactaagtttaacttttaaagtacaatttagaatccaggGTATATTGTAACAATAATCACAGGCCTGCATGGGTTAAcaaaatcaaaggatagccttaatCTCTTATGCATTTAGCAAACAGTGTTAATtatcagaaattgacttagtcaaagcaaacagataaaatacaggtcttcaaatgacagtgtggccattccatgtcagatacaatgtataaaagagaacACTGTTGGTTATCTTGCCAATACACTTacataaacttttgttttataaacttttgttttataaacttttaGAGAAGACTTAGACAAGGCTTGGAgagagttctcagatgcatacatatacctagtcaGACATATTTAGAGTGccaactatattgttataacctaagtaacagttgtttgtttaaccattaaaaaataatcatttatgactttaaaacaggtacaaccctaatttctttaagacttagtttccccaagtaataaaactgaacaaatacaagaaaattatctcaaCGGATAAGAGCTGATCAAAGTTTCACACTTTTgttcatatcagtacattaaagttcaaataactttaactgactgtgctaattatagccaatttaatcacaaacacactttttgagatttatcttCTGCAAACCTTCTGCAACATGCTTAAATATTCACAACTTCTTTACACCCTTAGTTTTGTcttctttcatcttggactttaacCCAAGAATATTACattaccagacaaaatactttctcatccagaaacatttctttaacCTTTTAATcttccatactaaaatatatttttgtacctatacctttctttttcttttctagttttggaccctttcttaaattcatattgtGAAACAgaccttatgaatgttatctgtgcatttaatttacacaacaaattttatcccaggagAGAGTTGGACAATCCAGCATGTACGAAAAAAACTGTGCCTTAAATctttttctcccaggttgcattcaaggggttggagcaTGAGATATTTTCAGCCTGACCTGTCCTTCTTGTCACAATGCCATCAGttttaagtgagttccccactgtcaacTGTACCCAGAGGCTCCTCTTAGACCTTTTTCTTATATCAGGTATTGCTATGCAATGGAGAAGACCCTTTCCACCCTTTTCTTTAGGTTTCCTTGagatccctttgcagaggctgcctacaaaacacaggttggcctcagtgtctgtctttcttttctaggTGCAGATGTTTATTCTGCCAGTCTCCCCAGGCATTTAGCCGGATGGGATACTGTTATAGAAAGCattgctttgccccagtgatgaATATCCCCCGACCAAATGGGGtttcctgtcagatcttaaaaggggagactattcctgtccccaggtcataaactgACAGTGCTGGAACCTCCTGCTACATCCTCTGTGGCCACAGCCTCCACCCCCCAAGGGCAAAAGGGGCTGGAAGGCAGAGCAGAGGCCAAGTTTCTCTGGCCATTTTTCTACAGCCCAGGCAGCTTTTCAGGTACTTCCCCCTCCAGGTTAGGGCGGTGTCCTTGAACACAGGGAGATGATCTGCGGTTGCCTGGGGACAGGCTGAGAAATAGTGCCAGCACTGGGTTTAAAAGATCCAAATCTTTTAAACCCTTTCTTCGGGTGTCCTGCTACCCTTGCACACCATAGGCAGTGCATTCGGCCCCTTCAACTTAGTTCCTGATGGTTCAGGCCCCCTAGCGTGCGACTGCACACGTGCCTGTACAcacagaatctctttcatattCTTTGACAGACCAATTTCAATGTCAAGATTGtataatattccagaaaaagCCAGATTGTGTTAGGCAAAACCCTCTTTCTCTTAGACAGGCTTATCCCTATAGGTGGCCCATGCAGCCAAGATCCCTCTGAGCAGGAGACTAACACTAAGATCAAGGCAGCATGGCCGCTTCTTAAAGGGCCAGCAACagacaaaaagacaagaaaggcTCATGGAAACCAGGGCTgacagatgggaacctttaaaacagacagacctgCACATACAAATTTCCACTTACTTTACCTTTGGCAGACCAACTCCAGTTGCAAGATTGtaccaaaaagaaacagaaccagAGAGGAAACCCCAAATCATGGCCCACATATgggaacctttaaattgacctgtcaagatctttcccaagagactacccATACGATCAATGCAGTACtggccatgtcttaaaaggggcagtaGCAGttacaaacaaaacagacaacaGAGGGCATGCCCAAGCCCAAGGCCGACAGACAGACGAGAACTTAGAACAGATCAGTCACCTTACCATAACTGCTACACCTCTGGTGCCACAGATGTCTCCAGGAGGGACCAGAAGTTCCCACAAAGAGGAACGAGGCAAATGGAATCAGGGACTTGGTGTGCACACCGGGGGACTTACCAAATGGCCAAGCGTGTTCTTAagttcaatttcctttttctcgAAGTATAGCAACTGATGGAGCAACTTGTGCAGttcagggagggaaggtggaagttccctgaagcaaaaagAGCTTCGGCACCTGCTGAGATGGTCCCTGAGTCCCTCTCTTTACTCACAGGAGCAGCTCCTGGTTCGTCTAGGCAAATTCACACTGCCTCCCAATTTATCCAGCCGTCGGCTCTCAACAAACTCACCAGCCACCTTGTATtctcagcatggaagtgggggTCACTTGGAGTGCCAGAcctgcccaagaaagctggagcGGGGGCTGCTCCCGGGTCCCAGCTGGGGTGCCAAATTTGTTGCCGAAATCCTgatccttgtccctgatgccaatccaacaAGGACGTGGttttcagagaaaggaaaaaggtttattgttttgctagctgAAGAGAAACCCAGGGGACTCCTGTTCCAAAGCTGTGATCCTCAGGTCTGGGAAGCAGTGGTTCCAAGACATGCCTGGAagatctgttttaaaaaataaaactccccAGGTGCCTCTGAGGCCCAGGCTGCAGACCACAGAGAAGAGCTTCCCGCTTCCCTGGGACATACTTGGTATCACACCCGCAAGACACCTGAGGGCACTTCCTCGGGGCTTTCTTCAGGTCTTCTCGTTGACACATCCATTCTCTGTTGATAAAACATTTCACTAAAATCCCTACACAAGACTTTGGAGTACATACTTGTTAAAGATTTTTCCTTAGAAGATATATTTTGTAACTGG contains:
- the LOC124988903 gene encoding glutathione S-transferase alpha-3-like produces the protein MAGKPTLHYFDGSGRMESIWWLLAAVGVEFEEKFLKMQEELEKLRKDGSLMFQQVPMVETDSMKLVQTRAISNYIATKHNLFGKGVKERALIDMYSEGVEICMKYLPPGDKDGSFTQIKDKSRHRYFPAFEKVLKESRTSLPCWQQVRKANINLTELLYLTEELDPSVLANFPLLKALRARISKLPTVKKLLQPGSQRKP